DNA from Triticum urartu cultivar G1812 unplaced genomic scaffold, Tu2.1 TuUngrouped_contig_4837, whole genome shotgun sequence:
GTTTTTCCACCGCCTTCGGTTCAAATAAATATGTGGTTTGTCATATTTACCCTTCGATGGGTTCAACTACATCCTCCACGTCCATCAGGGGCGTGTGGTTAAGCAAGTTTTTGTTGCCTGCCTTCCAAGTAAGGGATCGATGACCTAGAAGTTGCGAATGGATCGTTCGTCCAACTCTGGTTAATTCCTCCCCCACATTTAGACGTTGGGAATGCACACAActaaagaagaagaaaaacaatGATGTCAAAATTTCTTGGAAATACCATAACAATGATGTCAAAATTCCTACTGCTTTTAACAACCGAGCACGGAGGGTCCACGATTTGTTGCTTGGATCATTGCTGAGTCAGCTTGATCTTGACAAACAATCGTTTGGATTATGAATACTGTGAACATTGGCACTTGGCAGTTTCACACTCCACGTTCCAAAGAATCATCAAACAACATAATTTAGCAGATTATCGCATGTGAATCTTTTTTATAACCTCCACGCAAAGAAAAGGATAACCTCTATGCAAACACATGGAAACATGAACTCCTAGTAAACGATTAAAAAACACATCGGAGAGCAACGCATTTgtatctttttttttcttttgaggGGCAAACACATTTGTATCTTTTTTCTTTTGAGGAATGCCCACACTTTATTAATTCAAAGCAAAATTCAAAGGGATACAGCAGGGGTCATGTGGAGTTAACAGCCACAAGTGGCGACCCTGAGGGGGCGATACCGAAAATTTTACAAGGTTGTGTGCCTCCTGGTTAGAAGCTATGCCCTTGAGTATAAAACTACAACTCTCAAAATTGGCTCTTCTATTTTCCATCTCCCTCACAATTGTGATATGAGGCCTCCCTACCCATTTTTGATGTATTTGAAGCATTAGTTGTAGTGAAATTAGTTAAGAGACACAAGGGAGCCATCATCTTCTCTTCTTGTAGGCAGTTATTTTCTTGTCGGGATGCACTTGAAGTTGAATTATGTGCATGCATAGAAGGTTTATCTTTCTCCATCCAAAGAAGTGAGTTACCAGTGCAGATTGATATGGATTCTATAATTGCAGTGAAATTAATCCAGGCTTCAAAGGTTGACAGATCGGTATATTCGTCCATCATCAAGGAGATTAGATATCTTATTTCTCTACATGAAAATTGTGTTACTCATGTAAGTCGTAGCCAAAATAAAGATAATGATAGCTTAGCTAAATTTGCTCGTATTGAGGGTAGAACCATGACTTGGTTAGGTTCTGGCCCTCCAGAGGCTTTGGAACTAGGTGCGATTGATTGTAAGGACTTTGGTGGATGAGTAATACAAATTTCTATCCGCAAAAAAAAGCATTAGTTGTGATATTTGACGCATTTGTATCTTGTTGGGCTAGAAAAGCTATAGGACTCTTTTTTTTAGGGAAAGCTATAGGACTCGTGTGCCACCTTTCTTGTGACCGTAGGATTAGGTGGGCCCCAGCCCAAACATGCATGGATACCTCTGGACCTGTTCCGTTCCGATGCCTAGTTTCGCTCAAACAAAAAAAACTCCGATGCCTAGTAAGAGAAAATCCATCCTGTCGCTCGATACTCTTCGCCGTCGCCCTCCATCCTCTTCCGTTCGTCCCCTCGCCGTCGCCGATCCCAACCTGGCCGGCGAGGGGGGAGTGCCACGCCGAAGCCGAGACGCCCCTTCTCGGTCGGTAACTTTTTTTCTAGCTTTCCCGGATTTCCTCGCTGTTGATGTTCGCATCTGAGTTACCCGATCTTTAATTTCTTCTTCAGGATCGAGATAGATCATCTCAGCTGTTCCCGGTCTAAGCCTCCAAGGCGAGATGTCGTCGACGACGACCACCAAGAGAGCGAGGGTCGTCGTAGCCATAGGATCGCTTGGCGCGTTGGTGCTGCCGGACGAGGTGACGACAGAGGTGCTCCTGCGGCCGCCCGTCAGATCCATCCTCCGCTTCCGCGCCGTCTGCCGCTCCTGGGCCGTCGCGCTCTCGTCGGAGGAGTTCTGCAGCCTCCACACGGCCAAAGCTGAGGCGGAGGCCAAGGCGGTGCCGCAACCTAAGCTCATATTCATCTCGCCGTCAGCAGCATATGACTCCACCGGGGTGTACCTGGGCTCGTCATCGGACTCTAGCAATGGCCCGTTGTTTACTCTCGACGACGTGCACGGCGACTTTGCAGTCTTATCACCTTTGCCGTGCCACGGCCTCACTCTCCTGCACGACCCGGTGGCGCCGGCCTATTACGTCTCCAACGCGGCCACACGGGCGGTCACCCAGCTGCCGCCTTGCCAGCACGCCATCTTCTCGACTGCTGGCCTCGGCTTTGACGCCAGCACCAAGGAGTACAAGGTCGTGAGGCTGAGGGTGGCCTGTGGGAAACTGGACGAGAAGCAGAGGATCGGGTGCGAGGTGTACGATCCTCGGCGGCGAGCATGGAGATCGCTGGAGGCCACCTGTTGGTGGTGTGCCATTCAGGTTCTGCCACTTTATTCAGACCGCCATTATAACAGCAACATGGACTCAAGGTAAGCTACCACCGATATTTGCGGATGGATTTCTGCCACCGGTATTTGCAGACGGATTTCTGCATTGGCTTATTTACCCAAGTGCTGGGCCAAGCGCTGCCGTATTATCATTTTCTCTCAAAGATGAGACCTTCGTCTGCGTCCGGTCGCCGCCTTTTGAGGAACCACAACCCGAAGTGCACTTGGTGGACCTCGCTGGCCGCTTGTGTATGGTCCGGGACCTTCGTGCTCAAAACAGTGGTATGATGGAGATCTGGAACTACAGCTCTAGTGATTGGTCTTTGTTGCATAGCATTGATTTGTCGCGGCACCTTGAAGGAGACTCTTTGTTAGGTCCGCAGATTATCAGAGCTATCGGTTATTTTGGCGACTGTGGACCGATGGAAAAGGTGATCTTGGCAACTTCCAATGGCAAGGTGATCACATATGACCTGCTGTCTAGGACTCTCGACACCATTCTTGCAATACCGGAGACTTCATTTTATAAGACCGATAAGCAGTATGCTCCTAGATTCAGTTTATTCAAAGAGAGTCTTGCTCCGGTACACAAAACCAACGTAGAGATGGCGTTATCATCTCCGCTAACTAAAGTTATCAAGGAGATCCTACTCCGACTCCCAGGTGATTTTGCCACACAGTTCAAACTTGTAAGCAAGCAGTGGCTTAGTTTGATCGAGAGTGGAAGTTTCATTCGCTCTTACCATGCACATAACAACATGGACAGGGAGCCAAGAGTCATGCTTGTCGGCAAGGGGCCAGGAGGATTGGGTTTCAGCTTTGCTCCCTCGAAGAAATTGCTTCGCGATGGTCCTAGCCAAGGCGCATGGCTTGATACAAAGGTGGTTTGCTCTAAGCCTTGCCATGGTAGGAACCTGATAAGTACTGTGACCGAGGACTATTTGTACAATCCTTCCACAGGTTATCACCATAACTACCATGCAGTAGTGTGGCCACACCAACTGCGCCGCCGTGTACTCGCAATGAAGCATGGCAATGTATGTACACTAGAAGACCACGCTTTCACAGTTGGCAACAAGAATGCTTGTCTGGGGTTGAACATGTTGAAACAGGAGCATGTTGTCGTTCAGATTTTCTATCACTTGAAGGACTTCGAATCTCGGCAGTATTTCCTGACATGCTCAGTCATTGGACTCACGTCGATCCAACACAATCTTCAACCCCATCTGCCTATAAATAGCATGCCACCTGCCTATGTAGCAGGAGTTTTATACTGGATGAGTGAACCAAGGTTGTTGGAGATTCATAAGAGGGTCATTGTATCATTTGACGTCACAAAAATGATGTTTGATCTCGTCCCTTGCCCTTCACCCATCGCAATGTGGAGTGACACGAGTCCTTGCCAAGCATTTGTGATCGAGCTTGAGGGAATGTTATGTGAGGTCCTTGCTGATCCAGGGGCGGAGACAAGGGGGGGGCGAGCAGGGGCTAGACCCCTGCCAATCGCTCGCCCCCCTTAACATTTGTAGCAGGTACTATATACTGTGCGTGTGCTAATTGGCCGGAGTTAATTGCATCATTAGCCCATATATATATGTAATACTACTAATTAAATCTAGTTACACCGAAGGACAGTAAGCCAAAGCCCAATAGCCCATGTACGCATGTACGGCTGTGACTTGGCTACTGTTTTCCCCGTTATCTGAACGTGCGTACACGCGTGTTCCGCACTAGGGCatcccgctgccgccgccgccgcggggcCCATCGCTCATAACAACGACACCATCAATCGATTTACAGTCCGCTTTCACATGTCAAACGCAGGCTGCATGCAGATCAGATCATGCTGAAAGTCGGGAGATCAGGATAGAGGAAGAAGGTACCATCAGATGCTACTAGCTATTTGGATTTCTAATATGAATTTTACAATCTTAGAATGGTCAATTGGTATTATCTATAAAACATTGTATTAATCTATTAATCAAGTTTCTTTTTTGTTACAGTAATCAATGATGAAACAAAGGCCAGTAACAATTAAGGGATAAATTCCTTTT
Protein-coding regions in this window:
- the LOC125528387 gene encoding F-box/LRR-repeat protein At2g43260-like, with the protein product MVRDLRAQNSGMMEIWNYSSSDWSLLHSIDLSRHLEGDSLLGPQIIRAIGYFGDCGPMEKVILATSNGKVITYDLLSRTLDTILAIPETSFYKTDKQYAPRFSLFKESLAPVHKTNVEMALSSPLTKVIKEILLRLPGDFATQFKLVSKQWLSLIESGSFIRSYHAHNNMDREPRVMLVGKGPGGLGFSFAPSKKLLRDGPSQGAWLDTKVVCSKPCHGRNLISTVTEDYLYNPSTGYHHNYHAVVWPHQLRRRVLAMKHGNVCTLEDHAFTVGNKNACLGLNMLKQEHVVVQIFYHLKDFESRQYFLTCSVIGLTSIQHNLQPHLPINSMPPAYVAGVLYWMSEPRLLEIHKRVIVSFDVTKMMFDLVPCPSPIAMWSDTSPCQAFVIELEGMLCEVLADPVAEELDIWKLEHGRWDRAYKVYLKGWSGYSLGENVVVPLLVDPRDEENW
- the LOC125528388 gene encoding putative F-box/kelch-repeat protein At1g12870, giving the protein MSSTTTTKRARVVVAIGSLGALVLPDEVTTEVLLRPPVRSILRFRAVCRSWAVALSSEEFCSLHTAKAEAEAKAVPQPKLIFISPSAAYDSTGVYLGSSSDSSNGPLFTLDDVHGDFAVLSPLPCHGLTLLHDPVAPAYYVSNAATRAVTQLPPCQHAIFSTAGLGFDASTKEYKVVRLRVACGKLDEKQRIGCEVYDPRRRAWRSLEATCWWCAIQVLPLYSDRHYNSNMDSR